The following coding sequences are from one Gossypium raimondii isolate GPD5lz chromosome 4, ASM2569854v1, whole genome shotgun sequence window:
- the LOC105766590 gene encoding ubiquitin C-terminal hydrolase 12, whose amino-acid sequence MTMMTTPPLDQEDEEMLVPHSDVVDGTQPMEVAQVEPASTVENQQVEEPPSMKFTWTIENFSRLNTKKHYSDIFVVGGYKWRILIFPKGNNVDHLSMYLDVADSSALPYGWSRYAQFSLAVVNQIHHKYSIRKDTQHQFNARESDWGFTSFMPLSDLYDPSRGYLVNDTVVVEAEVAVRKILDYWSYDSKKETGYVGLKNQGATCYMNSLLQTLYHIPYFRKAVYHMPTTENDMPVGSIPLALQSLFYKLQYNDTSVATKELTKSFGWDTYDSFMQHDVQELNRVLCEKLEDKMKGTVVEGTIQQLFEGHHMNYIECINVDYKSTRRESFYDLQLDVKGCRDVYASFDKYVEVERLEGDNKYHAEEHGLQDAKKGVLFIDFPPVLQLQLKRFEYDFMRDTMVKINDRYEFPLQLDLDREDGKYLSPDADRSVRNLYMLHSVLVHSGGVHGGHYYAFIRPTLSDQWYRFDDERVTKEDMKRVLEEQYGGEEELPQTNPGFDNTPFKFTKYSNAYMLVYIRESDKDKIICNVDEKDIAEHLRMRLKKEQEEKEDRRRYKAQAHLYTIIKVARDEDLLEQIGKDIYFDLVDHDKVRSFRIQKQTSFLAFKEEVAKEFGIPLQYQRFWIWAKRQNHTYRPNRPLTPQEEAQSVGQLREVSNKAHNAELKLFLEVECGQDLHPIPPPDKTRDDILLFFKLYDPEKGELRYVGRLLVKLSGKPIDYIAKLNQMAGFSPDEEIELYEEIKFEPCVMCEHLDKRCSFRLSQIEDGDIICFQKSSPIQSEEACRCPDVPSFLEYVHNRQIVRFRSLERPKEDDFCLELSKIHTYDDVVERVAYKIGLDDPSKIRLTSHNCYSQQPKPQPIKYRGVEHLSEMLVHYNQTSDILYYEVLDIPLPELQGLKNLKVAFHHATKEEVVIHNIRLPKQSTVGDVIDELKTKVELSHPNAELRLLEVFYHKIYKIFPPSEKIENINDQYWTLRAEEIREEEKNLGPNGRLIHVYHFTKETAQNQMQIQNFGEPFFLVIHEGETLAEVKVRIQKKLQVPDEEFSKWKFAFMSLSRPEYLQESDIVFNRFQRRDVYGAWEQYLGLEHSDNTPKRAYVNQNRHTYEKAVKIYN is encoded by the exons ATGACTATGATGACGACTCCGCCGTTAGAT CAAGAAGATGAGGAGATGCTCGTGCCGCATTCTGATGTAGTCGATGGAACTCAGCCAATGGAag ttGCCCAAGTTGAGCCAGCTAGTACGGTTGAGAATCAGCAAGTGGAGGAGCCTCCATCAATGAAATTCACTTGGACAATTGAGAATTTTTCTAGGCTCAACACCAAGAAGCATTATTCAGATATATTTGTTGTTGGTGGTTACAAATG GAGGATACTAATTTTTCCAAAGGGAAACAATGTGGATCACTTGTCTATGTACCTGGATGTTGCGGATTCTTCTGCATTGCCATATGGTTGGAGTAGATATGCTCAGTTTAGCTTGGCAGTAGTTAATCAAATCCATCACAAATATTCAATAAGAAAGG ATACTCAACACCAGTTCAATGCAAGAGAGAGCGATTGGGGTTTCACATCATTTATGCCTCTCAGTGATCTTTATGACCCTAGTAGAGGATATCTTGTGAATGATACTGTTGTTGTTGAAGCTGAGGTTGCTGTTCGTAAGATACTGGATTATTGGTCATATGACTCAAAGAAAGAAACTGGTTATGTTGGACTTAAGAACCAAGGGGCTACTTGTTACATGAACTCACTCCTACAGACTCTATACCATATACCATACTTTAGAAAG GCTGTGTACCACATGCCAACAACTGAAAATGATATGCCTGTAGGAAGTATTCCTTTGGCTCTGCAGAGTTTATTTTATAAGCTTCAATATAATGACACTAGTGTCGCGACAAAAGAGTTGACCAAATCTTTTGGATGGGATACATATGATTCTTTCATGCAACATGACGTGCAAGAACTCAACAGAGTGCTGTGTGAAAAGCTTGAGGACAAAATGAAG GGAACTGTTGTGGAGGGGACAATACAGCAGTTATTTGAGGGTCATCATATGAACTATATTGAATGCATCAATGTGGACTACAAGTCTACAAGAAGGGAATCATTTTATG ACCTTCAGCTTGATGTCAAAGGTTGTCGGGATGTTTATGCTTCCTTTGATAAATATGTCGAAGTTGAGCGCCTTGAGGGTGACAACAAATATCATGCTGAAGAGCATGGCTTACAG GATGCAAAGAAAGGTGTCTTATTTATTGACTTCCCTCCTGTTCTTCAACTTCAGCTAAAGCGGTTTGAATATGATTTTATGCGGGATACGATGGTGAAG atAAATGACCGCTATGAATTTCCTCTTCAACTTGACCTTGATAGAGAAGATGGGAAGTATTTATCACCTGATGCAGATAGGAGCGTTCGCAACCTTTACATGCTTCACAG TGTCTTAGTTCATAGTGGAGGAGTACATGGTGGACACTACTATGCTTTTATCAGGCCAACCCTTTCTGACCAGTG GTATAGATTTGATGATGAACGGGTGACAAAAGAAGATATGAAGAGGGTATTAGAAGAGCAGTATGGTGGTGAGGAAGAG TTGCCACAAACAAACCCTGGCTTCGATAACACGCCTTTCAAGTTTACAAAATACTCAAATGCGTACATGCTTGTCTACATACGAGAAAGTGATAAGGACAAAATAATTTGCAATGTTGATGAGAAGGACATTGCTGAACACTTGAGG ATGAGGTTAAAGAAGGAGCAGGAAGAGAAGGAAGACAGAAGGAGATATAAAGCACAGGCCCACCTTTATACTATTATAAAA GTTGCTAGAGATGAAGATCTTCTAGAACAAATCGGAAAGGACATATATTTTGATCTCGTGGATCATGACAAAGTTAGGAGTTTCCGCATCCAGAAGCAGACATCCTTCCTTGCTTTTAAG GAGGAAGTTGCGAAAGAGTTTGGCATACCATTACAGTATCAACGTTTTTGGATTTGGGCAAAGCGTCAGAACCATACGTATCGGCCGAATCGACCATTGACCCCTCAGGAGGAGGCTCAATCT GTTGGACAATTGAGGGAGGTTTCAAATAAAGCCCACAATGCAGAACTAAAACTGTTCTTGGAAGTTGAGTGTGGCCAG GATTTACATCCTATTCCTCCACCTGATAAGACAAGGGATGATATTCTACTTTTCTTCAAGCTCTATGACCCAGAGAAAGGAGAATTGCG TTATGTTGGTAGACTATTAGTAAAACTTTCTGGTAAGCCAATAGACTATATAGCGAAGCTAAACCAAATGGCTGGTTTTTCTCCTGATGAAGAAATAGAACTTTATGAG GAAATAAAGTTTGAGCCTTGTGTGATGTGTGAACACCTTGATAAGAGATGCTCATTCCGGTTAAGTCAG ATTGAAGATGGGGATATCATATGCTTTCAGAAGTCTTCTCCAATTCAAAGTGAAGAAGCATGCCGGTGTCCAGATGTGCCATCATTTCTGGAATATGTGCACAACCGCCAG ATTGTTCGTTTTCGATCATTGGAAAGACCAAAAGAAGATGATTTTTGTCTAGAGCT GTCAAAGATACATACATATGATGATGTTGTGGAAAGAGTGGCTTACAAAATTGGTCTGGATGATCCATCCAAAATCAGGCTCACATCTCACAACTGCTACTCTCAACAACCTAAGCCTCAACCTATTAAATACCGAGGAGTAGAGCATCTTTCAGAAATGTTGGTCCACTATAACCAG ACTTCTGACATTTTGTATTATGAAGTTTTGGATATCCCTTTGCCAGAATTGCAAGGGCTGAAAAACCTGAAAGTTGCTTTCCATCATGCTACGAAGGAGGAA GTGGTAATTCACAATATTAGATTGCCTAAACAGAGCACTGTAGGAGACGTGATTGATGAACTTAAGACAAAA GTGGAATTGTCACATCCAAATGCAGAGCTTAGACTGCTTGAAGTTTTCTATCACAAGATCTATAAG ATCTTTCCACCCAGTGAAAAGATTGAGAACATAAATGACCAGTATTGGACATTGCGTGCGGAAGAG ATccgagaagaagagaagaaccTTGGTCCCAACGGTCGTCTGATTCATGTATACCACTTTACGAAAGAAACTGCCCAGAATCAGATG CAAATACAGAATTTTGGTGAGCCCTTTTTTTTAGTCATTCATGAAGGTGAAACTCTGGCTGAAGTTAAAGTGCGGATACAAAAGAAATTGCAGGTTCCAGATGAAGAGTTCTCCAAG TGGAAGTTTGCATTCATGTCATTGAGTCGACCAGAGTATCTACAGGAGTCGGACATTGTGTTCAATCGTTTTCAG AGAAGAGATGTTTATGGTGCTTGGGAGCAATACCTTGGATTAGAGCATAGTGATAACACTCCTAAGAGGGCTTATGTAAATCAG AACCGTCACACATACGAGAAAGCAGTTAAAATATACAACTAG
- the LOC128040642 gene encoding uncharacterized protein At2g29880-like, whose translation MLEKALPNAVLKARPNIESRIRLLKRDWSIMYDMLNGQNNSGFGWDDHRQVVVAEDAVWDSYLKSHKEAGQFRHRSFPYYDQLTAIYAKDRATGKDAQTAADVLEEINA comes from the exons atgttagaaaaggctttacccaATGCAGTGTTGAAGGCTAGACCTAATATCGAGTCAAGGATTAGGTTACTAAAAAGGGATTGGTCAATAatgtatgacatgcttaatggccaaaacaatagcggttttggttgggacgaccATAGGCAggtcgttgttgctgaagatgcggtttgggactcttatttaaag agtcataaagaagccggtcagttcagacatcgtagtttcccttactacgaccaacttactgccatatacgcaaaagatcgagcgactgggaaagacgctcaaacagCCGCTGacgttcttgaagaaataaatgcttAG